A single window of Gossypium arboreum isolate Shixiya-1 chromosome 13, ASM2569848v2, whole genome shotgun sequence DNA harbors:
- the LOC108461855 gene encoding uncharacterized protein LOC108461855 isoform X2, with amino-acid sequence MILASPILNPKPKFGGHFSKSLAISSNPLLRCSFFSTKFSSTLLKCHCCTHNKDTDKSTQGFSVLTSDIPWKTESLWSTMALYMFNLHIPLGFGGLSIVSYLLHQPVLDPQTEALSLLVIDTLELLATFFLLKSTIKPNNRLLDIFKVNPLERNWLLASALGFGVLILLVFLTSIVVDGLYGIKYRM; translated from the exons ATGATTCTTGCTTCGCCTATCCTTAACCCCAAACCTAAATTTGGCGGCCATTTCAGCAAATCGCTTGCTATATCTTCCAACCCTTTGCTTCGCTGCTCCTTCTTCAGCACTAAATTCAGTTCTACTCTTCTCAAGTGTCACTGCTGCACCCACAACAAAGATACAGATAAGTCCACTCAA GGGTTTTCAGTGTTGACATCAGACATCCCATGGAAGACGGAGAGTTTATGGAGCACCATGGCTTTGTATATGTTCAATTTGCACATTCCTTTGGGTTTTGGTGGCCTTTCCATTGTTTCTTATCTCTTGCATCAACCTGTCCTTGATCCCCAGACTGAG GCACTATCGTTGCTTGTAATTGATACTTTGGAACTGCTTGCTACTTTCTTTCTCCTGAAGAGCACCATTAAGCCAAACAATAGGCTTTTGGACATTTTCAAAGTTAACCCGTTAGAAAGGAATTGGTTATTAGCATCAGCACTGGGTTTCGGAGTACTTATTTTGTTAGTTTTCCTTACATCAATTGTTGTTGATGGATTATATGGGATAAAG TATAGGATGTAA
- the LOC108461855 gene encoding uncharacterized protein LOC108461855 isoform X1 produces the protein MILASPILNPKPKFGGHFSKSLAISSNPLLRCSFFSTKFSSTLLKCHCCTHNKDTDKSTQGFSVLTSDIPWKTESLWSTMALYMFNLHIPLGFGGLSIVSYLLHQPVLDPQTEALSLLVIDTLELLATFFLLKSTIKPNNRLLDIFKVNPLERNWLLASALGFGVLILLVFLTSIVVDGLYGIKDVNNLILKEMLVRSDISKGACITVYCIITPILEEMVYRGFMLASLASTMNWKQAVVISAAVFSAAHLSGENFLQLFVIGCILGCSYCGTGNLSSSILIHSLYNAFTLIVTFLS, from the exons ATGATTCTTGCTTCGCCTATCCTTAACCCCAAACCTAAATTTGGCGGCCATTTCAGCAAATCGCTTGCTATATCTTCCAACCCTTTGCTTCGCTGCTCCTTCTTCAGCACTAAATTCAGTTCTACTCTTCTCAAGTGTCACTGCTGCACCCACAACAAAGATACAGATAAGTCCACTCAA GGGTTTTCAGTGTTGACATCAGACATCCCATGGAAGACGGAGAGTTTATGGAGCACCATGGCTTTGTATATGTTCAATTTGCACATTCCTTTGGGTTTTGGTGGCCTTTCCATTGTTTCTTATCTCTTGCATCAACCTGTCCTTGATCCCCAGACTGAG GCACTATCGTTGCTTGTAATTGATACTTTGGAACTGCTTGCTACTTTCTTTCTCCTGAAGAGCACCATTAAGCCAAACAATAGGCTTTTGGACATTTTCAAAGTTAACCCGTTAGAAAGGAATTGGTTATTAGCATCAGCACTGGGTTTCGGAGTACTTATTTTGTTAGTTTTCCTTACATCAATTGTTGTTGATGGATTATATGGGATAAAG GATGTAAATAATCTGATACTGAAGGAAATGCTTGTAAGAAGTGACATCTCCAAAGGTGCTTGTATTACCGTATACTGCATCATCACACCTATCTTAGAAGAAATGGTATACAGAGGCTTCATGTTGGCATCTCTTGCCTCGACAATGAATTGGAAGCAAGCAGTTGTGATTAGTGCCGCCGTCTTTAGTGCAGCTCACCTGTCTGGTGAGAACTTTTTACAGTTGTTTGTCATTGGGTGCATCCTTGGGTGCTCTTATTGTGGAACTGGAAACTTGAGTTCTTCCATTCTCATACATTCTTTGTATAATGCGTTCACATTGATTGTAACTTTTTTATCATAG